In Thermococcus zilligii AN1, a genomic segment contains:
- a CDS encoding galactokinase — translation MRVLSPGRVNLIGEHTDYTFGYVMPMAVNRYTVIEGEKAGGVKLYSEHFNEERSFSLNELVREGSWIDYVKGVYRALFDEGYNPGGIHGRVGGNLPLGAGLSSSASFELAVAAFLNKAYNLNLSRLEMALLAKKAENEFVGVPCGILDQFSIAFGKKGHVLFLDTDTLEYEYIPFPEEISVLVFYTGVKRELASSAYAERKKVAEEALRLLGKRTSKEVSEEEVSGLPTLYARYLGYIVRENRRVLEVRDALKEGDIATVGEILTRAHWDIARNYGVSSDELDFFVRKAKELGAYGARLTGAGFGGSAIALADRDKAEELGRAILREYQRVFPWRAEHFVVEPSDGVE, via the coding sequence ATGAGGGTGCTGTCCCCAGGGAGGGTCAACCTGATAGGGGAGCACACGGACTACACCTTCGGCTACGTAATGCCTATGGCAGTAAACCGCTACACGGTGATTGAAGGGGAAAAGGCAGGGGGCGTGAAGCTTTATTCGGAGCACTTTAACGAGGAGAGGTCGTTCTCCCTGAACGAGCTCGTCAGGGAGGGCTCCTGGATTGATTACGTCAAGGGGGTCTACAGGGCCCTCTTTGACGAGGGTTATAACCCCGGCGGGATCCACGGTAGGGTGGGCGGCAACCTCCCCCTCGGGGCCGGGCTGAGCTCATCGGCGAGCTTTGAGCTCGCTGTGGCGGCCTTTTTGAATAAGGCTTACAACCTGAACCTTTCCAGACTTGAAATGGCCCTGCTGGCCAAGAAAGCGGAGAACGAGTTTGTTGGCGTCCCCTGCGGGATACTCGACCAGTTTTCAATAGCCTTCGGGAAAAAAGGTCACGTCCTCTTCCTCGACACGGACACGCTGGAATACGAGTACATACCCTTCCCCGAAGAAATCTCTGTTCTCGTCTTCTACACCGGCGTCAAGAGGGAGCTCGCCTCCTCCGCCTACGCCGAGAGGAAAAAGGTGGCCGAAGAGGCCCTGCGCCTCCTCGGAAAGAGGACTTCAAAGGAGGTAAGCGAGGAAGAGGTCTCAGGGCTCCCGACCCTCTACGCCCGCTACCTCGGCTACATAGTGAGGGAAAACAGGCGCGTGCTCGAGGTCAGGGACGCGCTGAAGGAAGGCGACATCGCCACCGTCGGGGAGATACTCACAAGAGCGCACTGGGACATAGCGAGGAACTACGGGGTGAGCAGCGACGAGCTCGACTTCTTTGTAAGGAAGGCGAAGGAGCTTGGAGCTTACGGTGCGAGGCTCACGGGAGCCGGCTTCGGTGGCTCTGCGATAGCCCTCGCGGACAGAGATAAGGCAGAGGAGCTTGGGAGGGCAATTCTGAGGGAGTACCAGAGGGTCTTCCCGTGGAGGGCCGAGCACTTCGTCGTCGAGCCTTCAGACGGGGTGGAGTGA
- the hcp gene encoding hydroxylamine reductase: protein MSLAGGCTIRGVCGKDPDLNSLQEALLYGIKGTSAYYYHALEVGYDSPEIGHFLAKALYSTLTNVNFDKNRFLELILENGRIHLEAMKLLDKAYVETFGKPEPTEVPTGTAEGHGILVTGHSYKALYELLRQIEEKGLEEEIKVYTHAEMFPAHAYPELRKFKALYGNWGGSWLYQRKEFAEFPGVILGTSNCVQQPTKAYQDRIFTVGIAGLEGVPHVKDYNFEPVIEKALQTPKMKAYNGGKLLTGFHHTNVLAMKDRLIELIGEGKIGHIFVVGGCDTPHKGMGYYERLTELIPGDALILSAACGKFRYNARDYGTIEGIPRFLDFGQCNNVYSIIEIAVALANELGTDVNSLPVSIVLSWMEQKAIAILYSLLYLGIKGIYIGPRPPEFLTPNVFEALKKQFDLKLIGEPEKDLKDMLKEGTSVDESAPLAEELE from the coding sequence ATGAGCCTGGCCGGAGGATGCACCATAAGGGGAGTCTGCGGCAAGGATCCAGACCTGAACTCGCTCCAGGAGGCTTTGCTCTACGGCATAAAGGGCACATCGGCTTACTACTACCACGCCCTTGAGGTCGGCTACGACAGTCCGGAGATAGGCCACTTTCTGGCTAAGGCACTCTACTCCACCCTCACCAACGTGAACTTCGACAAAAACCGCTTCCTTGAACTCATCCTTGAGAATGGAAGAATCCACCTTGAGGCCATGAAGCTCCTCGATAAGGCTTACGTTGAGACCTTCGGAAAGCCAGAACCCACCGAAGTCCCGACCGGAACGGCCGAGGGGCACGGCATACTCGTTACCGGGCACAGCTACAAAGCCCTATACGAACTCCTCAGGCAGATTGAAGAGAAAGGTCTGGAAGAGGAGATCAAAGTTTACACCCACGCTGAAATGTTTCCGGCTCATGCCTACCCAGAGTTGAGGAAGTTTAAAGCCCTTTACGGCAACTGGGGAGGCTCGTGGCTCTACCAGAGGAAGGAGTTCGCTGAGTTCCCGGGGGTGATCCTGGGGACGAGCAACTGCGTCCAGCAGCCGACGAAAGCTTACCAGGACAGAATCTTCACCGTCGGAATAGCGGGCCTTGAGGGAGTTCCCCACGTAAAGGATTACAACTTCGAGCCAGTGATCGAGAAAGCCCTTCAGACTCCAAAGATGAAAGCTTACAACGGTGGAAAGCTCCTCACAGGCTTCCACCACACCAACGTTCTGGCCATGAAGGACAGACTGATAGAGCTCATAGGGGAGGGCAAAATAGGGCACATTTTCGTTGTCGGCGGCTGCGATACTCCACACAAGGGCATGGGTTACTACGAGAGGCTCACCGAGCTTATCCCGGGGGATGCGCTCATACTCTCAGCAGCGTGCGGCAAGTTCCGCTACAACGCGAGGGACTACGGCACCATCGAAGGCATTCCGAGGTTCCTCGACTTTGGCCAGTGCAACAACGTCTATTCGATAATCGAGATTGCGGTTGCTTTGGCCAACGAGCTCGGCACCGACGTGAACTCCCTGCCGGTAAGCATAGTCCTGAGCTGGATGGAACAGAAGGCAATAGCGATACTCTACTCACTCCTCTACCTCGGCATAAAGGGCATCTACATCGGACCAAGACCGCCGGAATTCCTGACACCGAACGTCTTCGAGGCTCTAAAGAAGCAGTTTGACCTAAAGCTTATAGGGGAGCCTGAGAAGGACTTGAAGGACATGCTGAAGGAAGGCACAAGCGTTGATGAGAGCGCTCCGCTCGCGGAAGAGCTGGAGTGA
- the gapN gene encoding NADP-dependent glyceraldehyde-3-phosphate dehydrogenase, translating into MAKLVQHPVFEPVYRPGNDGVPEFRAFVAGKWVFGERFAEVQSPIDGRVIARVSVLSRDQVEEAISAAHSSGRKAIRNYPGEKRIESFLRAAELMKETFEDFVRVLVLDAGKPKSNAAGEVKATIERLEKTTFESRAILGDYIPGDWSEETLESEGIVKREPYGLVLAIGPFNYPLFIPAAKVIPALLGGNAVLLKPASADPLGAILFIRILEVSGFPPESLGLLTIPGGLMDSVVADRRIRAITFTGSTEVGEHIVKTGGIKAYHLELGGKDPAIVLDDADLELAAEKIVKGMVSFSGQRCDAIRLILAQEGIYGELKARILERLRGIEPKNPLEDENAVMGPLIDMKSADYIEEVWKDAVEKGAKPLTEFRRKGNYVWPLLLEVGKDVLPELRAFQEDVFGPLTLMVEVKDEDEAIEIANSSRFGLDAAIFSSCERRARRVARRLEAGSVFINEYPRHGIGYYPFGGVKDSGVGREGIGYSVIQLTTTKSIVHNFRGTGVWEYM; encoded by the coding sequence ATGGCCAAACTTGTCCAACATCCTGTTTTCGAGCCGGTATACAGGCCCGGCAACGACGGGGTTCCGGAATTCAGGGCCTTCGTTGCTGGTAAATGGGTCTTCGGGGAGAGGTTTGCCGAGGTTCAGAGCCCGATAGACGGGAGGGTTATAGCGAGGGTCAGCGTGCTCTCCAGGGATCAGGTTGAGGAGGCCATAAGCGCCGCCCACAGCTCAGGGCGTAAGGCGATAAGGAACTACCCGGGCGAGAAGAGGATAGAGAGCTTTCTCAGGGCGGCAGAACTGATGAAAGAAACCTTCGAAGACTTCGTGAGGGTTTTAGTCCTTGACGCGGGTAAGCCAAAGTCGAACGCTGCTGGAGAAGTAAAGGCAACCATTGAGAGGCTCGAAAAGACGACCTTCGAGTCCAGGGCGATACTCGGCGACTACATCCCCGGGGACTGGAGCGAGGAGACCCTTGAGAGCGAGGGAATTGTAAAGAGAGAACCCTACGGCCTTGTGTTGGCCATAGGCCCCTTTAACTACCCGCTTTTCATTCCTGCGGCGAAAGTAATTCCGGCTCTGCTGGGTGGCAACGCTGTACTTTTAAAGCCAGCCTCGGCGGATCCTCTGGGGGCGATACTCTTCATCAGGATCCTCGAGGTTTCGGGCTTTCCCCCCGAGAGCCTGGGACTCCTCACCATCCCGGGCGGGCTGATGGACAGCGTCGTGGCCGATAGGAGGATAAGGGCGATAACCTTCACCGGAAGCACCGAGGTCGGGGAGCACATAGTAAAAACCGGCGGCATAAAGGCCTACCACCTCGAACTCGGGGGCAAAGACCCTGCCATAGTCCTGGACGATGCAGACCTTGAGCTGGCGGCCGAAAAGATAGTAAAGGGAATGGTGAGCTTCTCGGGCCAGAGGTGCGACGCGATACGGCTTATCCTGGCGCAGGAGGGAATCTACGGGGAGCTGAAGGCGAGGATACTCGAGAGACTCAGGGGGATAGAGCCGAAGAATCCGCTGGAAGACGAAAACGCGGTGATGGGCCCGCTGATAGATATGAAGTCGGCGGATTACATTGAGGAAGTGTGGAAGGACGCCGTGGAGAAGGGGGCCAAGCCCCTGACGGAGTTCAGGAGAAAGGGGAACTACGTGTGGCCCCTCCTCCTCGAGGTCGGAAAGGATGTCCTTCCAGAGCTCAGGGCCTTTCAGGAGGACGTTTTTGGGCCGCTCACGCTGATGGTGGAGGTCAAAGACGAGGACGAAGCAATAGAAATAGCGAACTCCTCTCGCTTTGGCCTCGACGCGGCTATCTTCTCCTCCTGCGAGCGGAGGGCCAGGAGGGTGGCGAGGAGGCTGGAGGCTGGAAGCGTCTTCATCAACGAGTACCCGAGGCACGGGATAGGCTACTACCCCTTCGGGGGCGTCAAGGACAGCGGCGTCGGAAGGGAAGGCATTGGCTACTCGGTAATACAGCTGACCACGACCAAGAGCATAGTGCACAACTTCAGGGGCACCGGCGTGTGGGAGTACATGTGA
- a CDS encoding glycoside hydrolase family 57 protein, whose translation MRALVFHGNLQYAEIPKAEIPKVIEKAYIPVLNELLKAEVPFGLNVTGYTLGLLPGEVLSLIREGIETGLIEILGTSYTHAILPLLPLDRVEAQVVRDREIKEELFGVSPRGFWLPELAYDPIIPAILRDNGYGYLFADGEAMLFSNHLNSAIKPVKPLYPHLIRAQRGEGNVYFNYLLGLRELRRAIGLAFGGKVTLKAVKDIEAIPVWVAINTAVMLGIGRFPLMSPKKAAGWLREKDDVLLYGTDIEFIGYRDLAGRRMDVKGLLELLEELGTEPCLPSGLKHSGRELYLRTSSWAPDKSLRIWTEDEGNARLNMLAPSAKGELAFLAENSDARGWEPLPERRLDAFRAIYKSWRGEE comes from the coding sequence ATGAGGGCCCTCGTTTTTCACGGCAATCTGCAGTACGCGGAGATCCCCAAGGCGGAGATTCCAAAGGTAATTGAAAAGGCCTACATTCCAGTCCTCAACGAGCTCCTGAAGGCAGAAGTCCCCTTCGGCCTAAACGTGACGGGCTACACCCTCGGCCTTCTCCCCGGGGAGGTTCTTTCCCTCATCCGCGAGGGAATAGAAACCGGCCTCATCGAAATCCTCGGAACGTCTTACACCCACGCCATCCTTCCGCTCCTCCCCCTCGACAGGGTGGAGGCCCAGGTGGTGAGGGACAGGGAAATCAAGGAGGAGCTCTTCGGGGTCTCCCCGAGGGGATTCTGGTTGCCCGAGCTTGCCTACGATCCAATAATCCCGGCCATTCTGAGGGATAACGGTTACGGGTACCTCTTCGCCGATGGAGAAGCAATGCTCTTCTCAAACCACCTCAACTCCGCGATAAAGCCGGTAAAACCCCTATATCCGCACCTCATAAGGGCCCAGCGCGGGGAGGGGAACGTGTACTTCAATTACCTCCTCGGCCTCAGGGAGCTCAGGAGGGCGATAGGCCTGGCCTTTGGTGGCAAGGTCACCCTGAAGGCCGTCAAGGACATCGAAGCTATCCCGGTCTGGGTTGCCATAAACACGGCTGTGATGCTCGGCATTGGGCGCTTCCCCCTCATGAGCCCCAAAAAGGCCGCCGGCTGGCTCAGGGAAAAGGACGACGTGCTCCTCTACGGCACTGACATAGAGTTCATAGGCTACCGAGATTTAGCAGGAAGGAGGATGGACGTTAAAGGCCTCCTTGAACTCCTCGAAGAACTTGGAACAGAGCCCTGCCTTCCTTCAGGGCTGAAACACAGCGGGAGGGAGCTCTACCTGAGAACCTCAAGCTGGGCGCCGGATAAGAGCCTGAGGATTTGGACGGAGGACGAGGGCAACGCAAGGCTCAACATGCTCGCGCCCTCCGCTAAAGGGGAGCTCGCCTTCCTTGCTGAAAACAGCGATGCCCGGGGCTGGGAGCCCCTCCCCGAGAGGAGGCTCGATGCCTTCCGGGCGATTTATAAATCCTGGAGGGGTGAAGAATGA
- a CDS encoding cytochrome c biogenesis protein CcdA gives MQKECRRALLVFVLSLIFAGFIAAGEVSYGGLEFHDVSGGEELDALISAHEGEYFFLFYHSEGCPACQYMKDGVFPTQKAEEVLNGINLVAIDVYRGRRLTNLRYVVKEKVLVIQPDNWGYYTPKNPGERINVGVPGTPTMLLFKVENGEKVLRGVAVGALDPDGLEFFIKTAIGDGLQNPANGIRTETAKGEGSSGTRLSLAVLLPIFSAGVISVFSPCVLPLIAGALSLTFARRKVGSVIAGMVASFALLGALAGSLGGYASQIRGALYLIGGAGFVLIGASFVSGDLRARLERLLSFSPAEGVASRKGIAYDFALGSALGATWLGCIAPYVGFAIITAALTGETLRGMVVMGTYGLGMGLTVYLITMSRDLGGWINRKLLSRGVSLGGKNSRWELALGLTLIALGILMLTEVTPLKLWSRLFESLSQL, from the coding sequence GTGCAAAAGGAGTGTAGGAGAGCGCTCCTGGTATTCGTGCTATCGCTGATTTTCGCGGGGTTCATCGCCGCCGGCGAGGTCTCCTACGGAGGGCTTGAGTTCCACGACGTTTCGGGCGGGGAGGAACTTGACGCTCTAATATCCGCCCACGAAGGGGAATACTTCTTCCTCTTTTACCACTCCGAGGGCTGTCCGGCCTGCCAGTACATGAAGGATGGCGTTTTCCCGACGCAGAAGGCTGAGGAAGTCCTGAACGGCATTAACCTCGTGGCCATTGACGTATACAGAGGGAGAAGGCTCACCAATCTTCGATACGTCGTAAAGGAGAAGGTTCTCGTAATCCAGCCCGATAACTGGGGCTATTACACGCCTAAGAACCCGGGGGAGAGGATAAACGTCGGCGTTCCCGGGACGCCCACGATGCTCCTCTTCAAAGTAGAGAACGGCGAGAAGGTTCTCAGGGGAGTGGCCGTTGGCGCCCTGGATCCGGATGGTCTGGAGTTCTTTATAAAAACGGCAATCGGGGATGGGCTCCAGAACCCGGCTAACGGTATCCGGACGGAAACCGCAAAAGGGGAGGGGTCTTCGGGCACGAGGCTGAGCCTCGCGGTTCTCCTCCCGATCTTTTCCGCCGGAGTGATCAGCGTCTTCTCCCCCTGCGTGCTGCCCCTTATAGCGGGGGCGCTCTCGCTCACCTTCGCCAGGAGGAAGGTTGGGTCGGTAATAGCGGGCATGGTGGCTTCCTTTGCCCTCCTCGGCGCGCTGGCCGGCAGCCTGGGGGGCTACGCTTCCCAGATACGGGGGGCGCTCTACCTCATCGGCGGGGCTGGCTTTGTACTCATCGGGGCGAGCTTTGTAAGTGGCGACCTAAGGGCGAGGCTCGAGAGGCTCCTGAGCTTCTCCCCGGCCGAAGGGGTGGCCTCAAGGAAGGGCATCGCCTACGACTTCGCCCTCGGCTCCGCACTGGGGGCGACTTGGCTCGGCTGTATAGCCCCGTACGTCGGCTTCGCCATCATTACGGCGGCCCTAACAGGGGAGACCCTCAGGGGTATGGTCGTCATGGGCACCTATGGCCTGGGAATGGGCCTTACGGTTTACCTCATCACCATGTCCAGAGACCTCGGCGGGTGGATAAACAGGAAACTTCTCTCCCGCGGGGTCTCGCTCGGCGGGAAAAACTCCAGGTGGGAGCTGGCCCTCGGGCTCACCCTGATAGCCCTCGGCATCCTGATGCTTACCGAGGTGACCCCGCTCAAACTCTGGAGCCGGCTCTTTGAATCGCTTTCACAGCTTTGA
- a CDS encoding M24 family metallopeptidase, which produces MRGNPEIFRKRLERFQELLRENDIDGAVIRTLSSFIYFTGTKWLRPSLLIPAEGEPTVYVAKGEAELFKKKSWITNVVEFQRVEELMTGVVTWVNGNGFKRVGLEFGVERDAYLIFLKLFQRLNPAVEVVDVLELTMSLRVIKDEWELEDIRRAGKIAQRGMKVAEEVIRPGKSELEIAAEVVRELMLNGSEDPKVYVATTPRAHAEPFRDLKVPENGVVTVVIGTDWNHYYANMARTFVIGDPGERVKKAIEAKEEALRLALEETKVGVSLSGVEKKLTTFFKERGFGDAYLAGYTHGVGLLIEEPPIPTIVVPHRAAKVQENMVLSIIHPPLMIPEGAIKHEDTYIVKGNGLERVT; this is translated from the coding sequence ATGAGGGGAAACCCGGAGATATTTAGGAAGCGTCTTGAGCGCTTCCAGGAGCTTCTGAGGGAGAACGACATAGATGGAGCGGTGATAAGGACGCTCTCGAGCTTCATTTACTTCACAGGAACAAAATGGCTCCGCCCGAGCCTTTTAATTCCGGCCGAGGGAGAGCCCACAGTTTACGTTGCCAAAGGCGAGGCGGAGCTTTTCAAGAAAAAAAGCTGGATAACCAACGTCGTCGAATTCCAGCGCGTTGAGGAGCTGATGACCGGGGTTGTTACCTGGGTGAACGGGAACGGCTTCAAGAGGGTCGGCCTTGAGTTCGGGGTAGAGCGCGACGCGTACCTTATTTTCCTCAAGCTATTCCAGCGGCTCAACCCGGCGGTCGAGGTCGTTGATGTCCTTGAGCTCACGATGAGCCTGAGAGTTATAAAGGACGAGTGGGAGCTGGAGGACATTAGAAGGGCCGGGAAGATAGCGCAACGTGGCATGAAGGTCGCGGAGGAGGTCATAAGGCCGGGGAAGAGCGAGCTCGAGATAGCGGCTGAGGTAGTCAGGGAGCTTATGCTCAACGGTAGTGAAGACCCGAAGGTCTACGTCGCAACTACTCCAAGGGCGCACGCCGAGCCCTTCAGAGACCTTAAAGTACCCGAGAACGGCGTCGTCACAGTGGTTATAGGAACAGACTGGAACCACTACTACGCCAATATGGCCAGGACCTTCGTAATCGGCGACCCCGGCGAGCGCGTTAAGAAAGCCATCGAGGCCAAGGAAGAGGCCCTAAGGCTGGCCCTCGAGGAGACAAAGGTTGGAGTTTCGCTCTCAGGTGTGGAGAAAAAGCTGACGACCTTCTTCAAGGAAAGGGGCTTTGGCGATGCGTATTTAGCGGGCTACACCCACGGTGTTGGGCTTTTGATAGAGGAGCCGCCGATACCCACCATAGTTGTCCCCCACAGGGCCGCCAAAGTGCAGGAGAACATGGTGCTGAGCATAATCCACCCGCCGCTGATGATCCCCGAGGGGGCAATAAAGCACGAGGACACGTACATAGTAAAAGGGAATGGCCTTGAGAGGGTGACCTGA
- the msrA gene encoding peptide-methionine (S)-S-oxide reductase MsrA, with product MNMEVAIFAGGCFWCMEEAFERLPGVIEAISGYTGGWVENPTYGLVSAGETGHREAVKVIYDPSKISYERLLEVFWRNIDPTDPNGQFADRGEQYKTAIFYLNETQKGLAEESRRRLELPGIFSEPIATEILPAKDFYPAEDYHQGYYFRLETNYRHYKLYSGRLGFIKLVWEKNRHFRLFPERERYWLGWQKPGDSELRRLLTPLQYRVTQLGDTEPPFKNEYWNSHGEGIYVDIVSGEPLFSSLDKYEGEAEMPSFTKPLEEWAVVEAGGCGGFLCGREVKSRFARSHLGHVFDEATPTGKRYCINSASLRFIPREELRGYGYIAYERLFL from the coding sequence ATGAATATGGAGGTGGCCATATTCGCGGGCGGCTGTTTCTGGTGCATGGAGGAGGCCTTCGAGAGGTTGCCAGGGGTCATTGAGGCCATCTCGGGCTACACCGGCGGCTGGGTTGAGAACCCCACCTACGGGCTGGTCTCAGCAGGAGAAACCGGCCACCGTGAGGCTGTCAAGGTCATCTACGACCCCTCAAAAATCTCCTACGAGCGCCTCCTGGAGGTCTTCTGGAGGAACATTGATCCAACGGACCCCAACGGCCAGTTCGCCGACAGGGGAGAACAGTATAAAACCGCCATCTTCTACCTCAACGAAACGCAGAAGGGGCTGGCTGAAGAGTCCAGGAGGAGGCTTGAGCTCCCGGGAATCTTTAGTGAACCCATAGCCACGGAGATTCTGCCCGCAAAGGACTTCTACCCGGCCGAGGACTACCACCAGGGCTACTACTTCCGCCTCGAGACGAACTACAGGCATTACAAGCTCTACTCAGGAAGGCTGGGCTTCATAAAGTTAGTCTGGGAGAAGAACAGGCACTTCCGCCTCTTTCCGGAAAGGGAACGCTACTGGCTGGGCTGGCAAAAACCGGGCGATTCGGAGCTCAGGCGCCTTTTAACACCCCTCCAGTACCGGGTTACCCAGCTTGGAGACACCGAGCCGCCCTTCAAAAACGAGTACTGGAACAGCCACGGGGAGGGCATCTACGTTGACATCGTTTCAGGGGAACCGCTCTTCAGCTCGCTCGACAAGTACGAGGGAGAAGCAGAGATGCCGAGCTTCACAAAACCGCTGGAGGAGTGGGCGGTTGTTGAGGCAGGGGGATGCGGGGGCTTCCTCTGCGGGAGAGAGGTTAAAAGCCGCTTCGCCCGTTCCCACCTCGGCCACGTATTTGATGAAGCTACTCCCACGGGAAAGCGCTACTGCATAAACTCCGCCTCGCTGAGGTTCATCCCGCGGGAGGAGCTGAGGGGGTACGGCTACATCGCCTACGAGAGGCTTTTTCTGTAA
- a CDS encoding transcriptional regulator, producing MKTNAFEVASRYVYPSLRRRLVEVLRERGFKQTEIAELLHITQSAVSRYLGEERGKLIDVSSFPDVDREVRELAGKIIAERPGEYWIHTELVKLSLEFLGRGYGCPFHAGIDPDINPEECRVCIELFG from the coding sequence ATGAAGACGAACGCCTTCGAAGTGGCCTCGCGCTACGTCTACCCCTCCCTCAGGAGGCGCCTGGTCGAGGTGCTGAGGGAACGGGGATTTAAGCAGACAGAGATAGCGGAGTTGCTCCACATAACCCAGTCAGCGGTTTCGCGCTATCTGGGGGAGGAAAGGGGCAAGCTCATCGACGTTTCCTCTTTTCCCGACGTAGACCGGGAAGTGAGAGAACTGGCCGGGAAGATAATTGCGGAGAGGCCGGGAGAATACTGGATACACACCGAGCTCGTGAAGCTCTCCCTGGAGTTCCTGGGCAGGGGCTACGGCTGCCCCTTCCATGCCGGCATTGACCCCGACATAAACCCAGAAGAGTGCCGGGTCTGCATCGAGCTTTTTGGGTGA
- a CDS encoding MFS transporter, which produces MRNFRRKVSIVLLVLMAAFLMADQNLLPPNYEEVMAEFGVSETQIGLVSTIFVATSALITMVWGFLSDIGRRKKLLVIGVLLGEIPCFLTAYVNSYYQLLAMRFLTGIGVGSIIPIGYSLIADMFGEKERGRGYSYIETAFGFGTLFGMVMAGMIASWRTPFILAAVPNFILAPLFYIIAEEPERGESEQELREVLEAGYEYTYRLSREVIKKSLQTKTNLLIFLQGMIGTVPWGVIMYWLVSFLRVTRGMDKTTATFVLLIIGVSSVVGSLLGGFVGDHFEAKQRGGRAVITGLAIFLGMLASIGIILYPLPSKLTLEHWIGIAIYSVLFIQFVSYAGPNVRAIVSQVNLPEDRGTVFGLFNILDNVGKAIGPLFGGFLIETLKGRGYSEALAYEYTLLIGALFWIPCALVWLWIRKSYPEDRDAVKEILRKRAEKLKASKAL; this is translated from the coding sequence ATGAGGAACTTCCGAAGAAAGGTCTCGATTGTTTTGCTCGTGTTGATGGCGGCGTTTTTGATGGCCGACCAGAACCTGCTTCCCCCGAACTACGAGGAAGTAATGGCAGAGTTCGGAGTAAGCGAAACCCAGATCGGGCTTGTTTCAACGATATTCGTTGCCACGAGCGCGCTGATAACAATGGTCTGGGGCTTCCTGTCGGACATCGGACGGAGAAAGAAGCTCCTCGTGATAGGCGTCCTCCTCGGTGAAATCCCGTGCTTCCTTACGGCCTATGTCAACAGCTATTACCAGCTCCTGGCGATGAGGTTCCTCACGGGGATAGGCGTAGGCTCCATTATACCCATCGGTTACTCCCTCATAGCGGACATGTTCGGGGAGAAGGAGCGCGGCAGGGGCTATTCATACATTGAGACAGCCTTCGGCTTCGGAACGCTCTTTGGGATGGTAATGGCCGGGATGATAGCCAGCTGGAGGACACCCTTCATACTCGCGGCCGTTCCGAACTTTATACTGGCGCCGCTCTTCTACATAATCGCCGAGGAGCCGGAGAGGGGAGAGAGCGAGCAGGAACTCAGGGAAGTCCTTGAGGCCGGCTACGAGTACACCTACCGCCTGAGCAGGGAGGTCATCAAAAAGTCCCTCCAGACAAAGACGAACCTCCTCATATTCCTGCAGGGCATGATAGGGACGGTGCCATGGGGCGTCATAATGTACTGGCTCGTCTCGTTCCTCAGGGTCACGAGGGGAATGGACAAGACCACCGCGACCTTCGTCCTCCTGATAATCGGGGTCTCGAGCGTCGTCGGGAGCCTCCTGGGCGGCTTCGTCGGTGACCACTTCGAGGCAAAGCAGAGGGGAGGGAGGGCAGTTATAACGGGCCTCGCCATCTTCCTGGGCATGCTCGCCTCGATAGGGATAATCCTCTACCCGCTGCCGAGCAAGCTAACCCTCGAGCACTGGATTGGAATAGCCATTTACTCCGTCCTCTTCATCCAGTTCGTCTCCTATGCTGGGCCGAACGTCAGGGCCATAGTGTCCCAGGTCAACCTGCCCGAGGACAGGGGCACGGTTTTCGGCCTCTTCAACATCCTCGACAACGTTGGAAAGGCCATAGGGCCGCTGTTCGGCGGCTTCCTCATCGAGACCCTCAAAGGGAGGGGCTACAGCGAGGCCCTGGCCTACGAGTACACCCTCCTCATAGGCGCTCTGTTCTGGATACCCTGCGCGCTCGTGTGGCTGTGGATAAGGAAGAGCTACCCGGAAGACAGGGACGCGGTAAAGGAAATACTGAGAAAGAGGGCGGAGAAACTCAAGGCCTCAAAGGCCCTTTAA